AGGACAGTGCCATATTCTCAGTCTGGTAGAAGGTGAAAGCATTATTGTTAAAACAGGAAATTCTGAGCAGGAAATCCACTATGCGGAAACTTTTATTATCCCTGCTGATGCTGTTCACTACGAATTGATCAATAAGGGTAAAAACCGCGCGAAAGTGATCACCGCTTTTGTGAAAGAAGAATGTTGTTAATTAATTAAAAACCACCCTGATGAAACCAGTGTCTTACAGACTACAATTTAATGCTCTTCTGATCACTTTTCTGATAGGCATAAGCCATAATGTATCAGCTCAGAAGACCGGATCTGCTTTTAGTGATATCCAGCTGCAACCCACAATTGCCTATCTGAAGTATCACGGAGAAAGCAGAAGAATGATCAGGCTGATCTTTAAAAATGGGAAAAATTACCAGCAGGGAAAAATCTCTGTTTCCTTTAATGGTTTACAGGAAAGCCTGATTGTTCAGGCCAGTAAAGACGGAGCTGAATCTTTTGAAATCCCCTTACCGGGCAGTCCCGTAACCAAAGCGACACAGGCAACAGTCTCTATTTTAACCGGCGGAAAAACTTACAAAGGGAGCTGTATTGTTGAACCTTCCAGAATGTGGAACATGTATGTGTTACCCCATTCTCATGTTGATATAGGATATACCAATACACAATCCAAAGTCCTTAAACTGCATCAGGATAATATTGATGAAGCTATTGCCCTTGCAGAAAAAACACAGCAATACCCTACCCAGGCACGTTTTAAATGGACAACAGAAGCTATCTGGGTAGTGGATAATTATCTTGCACTTGCCAGTCAGCAAAAGAAAGACAAATTCTGGGATGCTGTAAAAAAAGGATGGATTAACCTGGACGGCGCCTATGGAAATATTAACACCAGTCTGACTGATTCCAGACAACTGATGCAAATGTTCTCTAAATCACAAAAACTGGCTAAGGAACAGGGCATTGTTATTAATACTCTTTTTCAGGGAGATGTACCTGGTGCCTCATGGGGTTTAGCCGCACAGGTTGAACAGACAGGGATAAAATATTTCCTTTCAGGGCCAAATGCTTCAGACAGAATCGGAAACCTGGCTAAATGGCAGGATAAACCTTTTTACTGGCTCTCTCCTTCGGGCAAACAGAAATTACTTTTCTGGCAATGTCAGCCATATTCTATCGGCTACCAGTTAAAGGGGGATAAAATTCCAAACTTCTTTACGATGGAAGATCCGAAGCCGTTCTATACGGGTCATCCTTCAAAAAATTTCCTCAATCCTTATCTGTTTGACTATCTTGATCAGCTGGCACAAAAGGGTTTTCCTTATGATATGTCAATTCTGACCTGGGCGATGAGTGATAATGCTCCTATTGATCCGGAACTGCCTGATGCAGTTAAGATATGGAATGAAAAATATGCTTCACCTCAACTGATTATTACTTCAACAAAACAGTTTTTTGCGGATTTTGAGAATAAATACAACAGGCAGATTCCTTCCTTCACCGGGGATTATACAGAATACTGGACTGACGGTGTATCATCTGCAGCAAAAGAAACTGCTTTAAGCCGCAAATTATCCGATCAGCTGAAACAGGCTGACGCGATCTGGGCTATCCGCAACAGAAAAAATTATCCGGTAAAGAGCTTTGAGGAGAGTTGGAAAAACCTATTATTATTTAATGAACATACCTGGGGTGCATTTAACAGTGTTTCTCATCCAGATGATGAAAAAGTAAAAAGTGAATGGGCAGTAAAACAGTCTTATGTATTAAAAGCCAAAGAAATTGTTGATACTTTACTTTCACAATCTCTGACAGGCGATTCGTTGAAAGATTCCTCTTCAACCCTAAAAAACAACCAGATAGACGTTTACAATACGGTATCATGGCCAAGAACCAATGTGGTTTATGTACCCGCATCTTTAAGCAAAGCAGGTGATCTTGTTAAAGATGTTTCAGGAATTCCTGTTCTTTCGCAGCGTTTAACTACTGGTGAACTCGCTTTTGTGGCTGAACTGGTTCCATCGATGGGAAAAAGCACTTACAGTATCTATCCGGGGCATGCTTATCACCCGGGAACTACCCGGACTAAAAGTCCAGGCTCCGGTAAAGCTTCAGAAAAAAAATCCGGGGTTAATATATCAGACAATTTACTCAGTAACGGGGTCTACAGCATCGATATTTCTCCCCAAACGGGAAACATTAAAAAGTTAGTTAAAATAGCTTCTGGTAGGGATTATGTCCAGGCAGATTCAGCAGGACTGAATCAATACCTGTATATGCCTGGTGATTCTCTTGAAAAAATACAAACCAGTTCAAATGCCAGGATAGCGATTAAAGAAAAAGGACCATTGGTAATCAGTCTGCAAATTACTTCTTCTGCTCCGGGTACTAACGGACTCATCAGGGAAATACGACTGGTTAACGGCCTTGATCAAATAGAGCTGATCAATACCATTGATAAGAAGGCTATCAGAAGCAAAGAAAGCGTCCATTTCGCTTTCCCTTTTAATATTCCGGATGCAAAAGTCCGCTATAGTATTCCCTGGGGAACTGTGAACGCTGAAACTGATCAGTTACCTTATTCAAACAGAAACTGGTATACCATGCAAAGATGGGCAGACATTTCCAATGACACCTACGGAATTACCTGGTCAAGCCCGGATGCTCCTTTATTTGAAATCGGAAAGATTACTACAGCTAATTTACTTGGTGGATTACAACATGCGCCACTATGGTTATCGTTTACCCCTCAGTCTTCAAATATCTACTCCTGGGTAATGAATAACTTATGGCACACCAATTTCAGGGCAGATCAGCAGGGTGTAGTTACTTTCCGTTATTTCATTCAGGCTCATGAAAGCGGGTTTAATAGTTATCAGGCAAATCAATCTGGATTAAATAATCATCAGCCGCTGCTTGTCACCGCCGCTTCTGCAGATGAAAAAGGGCTACCGTTCACCATTAACGGGGAGAATATTTACGTTGAAGCCTTTAAAAAAGCTGATGATGGAAAAGGTATTATAATCCACCTTGTCAATTGTGGCGATCAGGACAGCAAGCTGAATATCAGTCCAAAAACCAATGCACCGCTCAAAATATGGGAAAGTGATATTTCCGAAACACACAAAAAAACATTAGAGAACCACTTTACCCTTCCGGCAAAAGGGATAATGACAATTTGTATAGAAAACTGAATTAACCTTAAGCAACCATGAACCTAAAAAATGAAACTACTCAAAAATCCAGACTTTTCCTGGTAGCCATTACCCTGGTTGCTACATTAGGTGGTTTGCTTTTCGGCTTTGATATGGCCGTTATATCTGGTGTATTACCATTTGTAAAACAACAATTCAGCTTATCTCCGGTTACTGAAGGATGGTTTGTTTCCTCTGCGCTTGTCGGCTGTATTATTGGTGTTGCCTTCGCTGGCGAACTCAGTGATCGCTTTGGAAGAAAAAAGATGCTGATGCTGTCAGCCATCCTTTTTTTACTATCTGCAATCGGTACTGCTGCAGCTGCAGATTTCACTTTACTGATTCTTGCAAGGATGCTGGGAGGAATGGGTGTGGGTGTAGCATCCATAGTCGCTCCCCTGTATATTTCAGAAATAGCACCTGCCGGGATACGTGGCAGACTGGTAACCTTTTATCAACTGGCTATCACAGCAGGAATCCTGGTGGCCTATCTGACTAATGCAGGTCTGCTGAATCTGTCTTTGACACACTATAACAAATCAATGGGCGATATACTGGACTATATCATAGTCAAAGAAGTATGGAGAGCAATGCTGGGCCTGGGTGTAATTCCTTCCTTGTTATTTTTAACAGGGTTATGGTTTGTACCGGAAAGTCCGAGATGGTTGATTCAGCAGGGAAAAGAGCAGCAGGGGCTTCTGATACTGACCAGGATCAACGGGACAGACAGTGCTCACCAAGCTCTGCAGCTGATCAAAAAAATGCCTGTACAGGAGTCCGGTTCATACAAAGACCTGTTTACCAGAGAAATGAGAAGGCCGCTGCTCATAGGATTACTTTTACCACTATTTTCTCAGTTCAGTGGGATAAATGCAATCATTTATTATGGTCCCCGTATTTTGAATGATGCTGGCATCAATATCAGTAATGCACTTTTAGGTCAGATTATCTTTGGCCTGGCAAACTTTCTGTTTACCCTGATTGCGGTTTGGAAAGTAGATAAAATGGGGCGCAGACCGCTTTACATTGTCGGATCAATCGGAGCTACTATTTCTTTGTTCTTTACCGGCTGGTGTTTCTATAGCGGAGCCACCAATAATATTGCACTGGTAATAAGTATCATTTTGTTTTTAGCCTGTTTTGCTTTTTCTATCGGACCTCTGAAATTTGTCATTGCTTCAGAAATTTTCCCAACAAGAGTTCGCGGAAGAGCGATGGGTTTAAGCATTATGGTTATGTGGATTGCTGATACCATAGTAGGACAGTTAACCCCTTTACTGCTGGGTGCTGCGGGCGCAGCTTCCACCTTCTGGTTTTTTGCCGTATGCTGTTTACTTTCATTCATTGTGGTCTATAAGCTGGTACCTGAAACCAAAGGAAAATCACTGGAAGAAGTACAGGATATCTTTGTACATTAATAAACGTTAAATACATCCAGATATCTATATAGTAGTACATATAGATATACTACTATATAGATATCTGGATATAAGTATTTAATCCTGCATCAGGGCACTTCTGCCTCCATCCACCAGGTAAGTTACCCCACTTGCAAATGCAGCATATTCACTCCCCAGGAATACACACCAGCCACCGATTTCTGCTGCTGTACCCAGCTTTTTTACAGGATGAAGACCAATAGTTTTTTCTCTTTCTGCCTGAGGATTATCAAATGAATTAAACCAGGCCTGATTACCCGGAGTATCTATGAATCCTGGTGCAATACCAACAGTCCTTATTTCAGGCCCCCATTCTATAGCCAGGCTTTTGACCAGACCGGTTAATGCAGTTTTAGTTACATTATACGGGAAGCAACCCGGAATTGTACTGTAGGCATGATTTGAAGACATAATGATAATTGTTCCATTACTTTGTTCCAGCGCTTGTTTACATGCTCTGGCCATATGCCAGTGTGAAGCGAGATTAATCTCATGATTTTCTATCCAGCGCTCTTCAGTGCAATGTTCAGCACCTTCAAAGATATTGATACCAGCATTGGAAACCAGTATATCAATTTTGCCGAAATGAGCTGTTACTGCTGTAACCATTTGACTGATCTGTTCAGTTTTTTTCAAATCAGCAGAACAATACAGAGATTCAGCACCTGTCAGATCCATTTCCTGTTTAAAAACCGAAGCCTCCTCACTTTCTTCTGTGTACTGTGAACAACCGGCTATTTTTGCCCCGGCCTGCGCAAAAGATTTTGCAACCCCTAAGCCTATACCAGAAGTTACTCCGGTAATTAGTACTACTTTTCCGCTAAAATCTATTTGAAAAGACATGATAATTCAATGATGAACTGTTTACACATAAAAACCTGGTTTGGGTTCCAGTATACCCGGATGTTTTTCCATTTCTTCTTCCACTAAATCTACTCCGAGTCCTGGCCTTTCAGATAAATGCAAATGACCATTACTAATCATATCCTTAATCGAATGTGTAATCACTTTATCCCTCCAGGGAACATCATTAAGCATAAACTCCTGTCTGAAAAAATTGGGTACCGACGCACAAACATGTGCACTTGCCAGTGTAGATAAAGGACCATTTGGGTTATGTGGCGCAAGCAGCACATTATAGGCTTCCATCATCGTGGCCATGCGTTTCATTTCTGACGGTCCGCCGCAGCGCGTAATATCCGGCATCATAATATCACATATATTCTTTTCCAGTACCGGACGTATCCCATGACGGGTATAGTGTCTTTCACCAACACAAATAGATACATTGGAAGGAATACGTTCTCTCATTGCTCTTAACGTATCTGCACTTTCAGGACCAGCTGGTTCTTCGTACCAGGTAATATCGAGTTCTGCAAGTCTCTGTGCCATCTTCACTGCTACTCTGTAATTCAGCATTGCATGGGTTTCAATCATAATGTCAAAATCAGGACCTACCGCTTCACGCACTGCCTTACTGACATTAAAAGCCAGATCCTGCTGTGCAGCTGTGAGCTGAAGATTAGAAGACAGATCTTCACCGTATAAATAATTGGTATGCGCAAAGGGATCAAATTTTAATCCGGTAAAACCAGCCTCTTTAACTTTTATTGCCTGAGCAGCATAATCAGCTTCATTATGACCACCACCGGTAAACCAGTAATTAGCATAAAGCAAAATATCTTTTCTGTAAGCCCCGCCCAGTAATTCGTAGCAGGGCGTCTTTAACACTTTTCCTTTCAGATCCAGCAGGGCCATATCAATACCGCTTATTGCACACAGACTGGCTCCGTTTGGCCCAATCCAGTTTAAATCACGATACAGTTTAGTCCATATAAAATCCGTACGCATTGGATCAAGACCAATAATCCGCTCTCCAACATGTTTCGCAGCATGATAAACAATCGGGCTGCCCGGCCAGTTGGTTGCTTCACCTACTCCGGTATGACCTGTATCGGTATATATTTTGAGTAAGGTCCAGTTATACTTTACCCCTTCAACAAGCCAGACTTTTACATCAGTAATCTTCATGATAATTTATTTATTGTTTTTCAATATAATTGAGGCACCCGCATTAAAGTTCAGTGTTACAAAACCATCATTTGTCTGATGAATTTTCACACCGGTACTGGATAGGGTATGCCAGGTTTTAAAAGGTAATTTCAATTTAACAGCCCCGCTCTTTTCTGCTTCAATCTTCACTTCATCAATAACACCGTCTTTTTTGCTCGCGCTAACCAGAACAGCTCCCTCAGCACGCAGATGATCAAATGATAAGTCTTTCCAGTGCGCCGGTACAGCAGGCATAATTTCAATAAAACCGGCATAACTTTGCAGCAGCATTTCCTGTAACCCTCCTGCAAAAGCAAAATTTCCTTCCAGTGTAAATGGTCTGTAGGTAAATTTTGAATAGCCGCTTTTGGTCTGGTCACCGTTTAAATGGAAACTATTCACCGAACAAAATGCCTTGGCAAAAATTCCCAGATCTCTGGCAGCACCTTCCCCATCTTTTGCTCTTGCCTTCATGTTTGCCATCCAGGAATAAGAATATCCGCACCAGTAGGCAGGGCCGATACTATCTAACAGATGAATTGTATTTTTAATTACAGCCTGTGCTTTGGCTCCGTCTTCCCATTTGATTAAACCTAGCGGGTGAATGGCCATTGCATTGGAAAAATGACGGTGTGACTGATTATAAGCCATTGATGGTGCAAATTTTAATTCAGCATTTGCCGATAATGCATAATCATCAAATTGCTTTAGTATACTTTCCCAGTGCAGACTCTCCTGTTTCAGTCCCAGTTCACCGGCTAGCTCTGCAGCAGCCTTAAAGGCAAATTTCATCAGTCCCAGATCGTAATTCGTATTTTGTGGAAACCAGGCTTCAAGACTGTTATCATTAATTTCAGGACTTGAACTGATTTGTAATTTACGATGTCCTGCACTATCCAAAACTGTAATATCTTCCAGTAATTTTGCGGTAGCTTTCAGCCATGGATAGGCTTTTTGTTTCAGAAATGTCCTGTCCATACTATAGCGCCACTGCAGATAATAGTGCTGTCCCAGCCAGGCTGAAACTGTTGGAGAAAGTGAATACTGAATCCATCCCCCCATTTCTGTTCCGTCCAACGTGGTTACCCCCGGGACAGCAATTCCGTTACTGCCAAAAAACTCCCTGGTATATCTTTGGTAGTTTGCCTTATTCTTTTCCAGATAATCAAGATATCCCATCGATTCTTTCAAATGATTCCCACTATAAGCTGACCAGTAACTTAACTGTGTATTCAGATCATGGTGATAGTCCCCTTTCCATGGTGGTAACCGGCCATTATCAGCAGTCCAGACAGCCTGTAATGAGATCGGAGGAGCTCCTGCGCGTGCAGCTGATCCAAATTTATATTGTTCCAGATACCATTGTTTTTCGAGTAAAGTATCAGGAATCTGAATTGCAGATTGTTTCCAGAATTCCTTCCACCAGTTTTGATGTCTGATAAAATCAGCTCCGTAACCTGGATTAACAGCTTTGGCAGTTACCTCCTGAGCCAGTATACTTTGATCATCAGAAGTTGACCTGGATGAAATACTCCAGGTTCCATCTATCGTTTTCCCTGTTTTCTTCCATCGTACATTAATCTGATAACTAAAACCTCCCCAGCCTTTCTGATCATAAGTTATACTGTTTTCCTCTTTTTTGATTATTCCCTTTGGATAACCCAGCCTGGATAAATCGTCTCCTCCTACCGGATCTCCGGAATTTTTAACCAGTCCCTGGTATTGCGGGGCAATGAGACTGATATCCATTTCGCCGGACAAATTCTCAAACCTGAACCAGCCCAGAGATTTATCAGCTGAAACAAATGTTTTCAGAGAATTGCCATTAGTCCATTTCACTTCGCACAAAGCATCTTTTACAGACAGGTTTACTGTCTTTACACTGCCCCAGCTACGGGTATCAAATTCCAGTGCACCTCCCGGAATTTTAGAAGGAGCAGGTTCAGTATCATAAGGTTCATCAAAATATTTCTGAACTATACCATAATCTTTTTTGTGTACCTGTTCAATAACCCATTGATAACTAAACTCCTTACGATGCAGCCCCTTCATCGGACGCTGATCCCAGAGATCTGCCCTGTCCAGTGAAAAATGAAGTTGTCCGTCCTTTTGCCAGATTAAAGCTCCGAGCATGCCATTTCCCAGCGGAATAGCCTCATCCCATCTGCCTGCAAGCTGGCTGAAATGGAGATCGTGACGGGGAGCTGGTTGTGCAACTATATGCTCTTTAATAAATAACAGAGGCAGCAGAAAGAATAACTTTTTAATCATATGATACTATTTAATCAGGAAGGTTACATTACCCTTCAGTTGTTTATTTTTGATATTGATCCTGTTTTCAGTAAACGGAGATCCGTAAAATGGTTCTGACCCGCTGTTGCTATAATCTGCTATCAAAAGCTGAATATGCTGATCCTGCAACCAGCTTCTGGAAGCCTGTTTACCGTTGGATAAAACATAAACACCTGAGCCCTGCTTATCAGTTAAAGCTACATTAAAGATTTGTTCTTTAGTAGACCTGAAATCATTTGATCCCATCTCATTCGTATCATCTTTCCAGTCTTTTGCCGGTACTTTGCCAAATTCTTCTACCCCTGGTAACCATTTTGCATTTAACTCCGCATGCCCTTCAGCTCTGGCAATATCAACCGCAAAATACGCTGTAAAGGCACCTTCGCGCTTCCAGTCCAGCTGCGTATAAACCGGTGGTAATTCCATCAGCATTCCATACTGACGTGGCTTTTCCTCTTTCCCTTTATAGTCAACTGTATAACTCACTTTTACCTGTCCGTTTTTCGAAAAGAGATATTGGATATCCCCCTTTGCATCTGTATAAGTAGCCTTTACAGAAAAAATCATTGTGCTATCTGTCTTTTCCGTTTTAATTTCATTGGCGAACAAAGTATACAAAGGATAGTCTTTCAAAACATAAATATTATTCTGATAAGTTTCTCCCGCAACATTAGGTTTGCCCCCATCCTCTTCATTCATAGGTACAATACTCAAAACCGGGCCTCTGGATAAAACCAGTTTTCCATCTTTTTTCCCGCTGGTAATGATACCTGTTGCCTTACTTAAAGTATAAACAACCCCTGCAAGATGAATCAGATATGCCTGATCATTTTGCGTAAAGGAAAAATCCTGCGTTGAACCTGCTTTAGTAAGCAATTCTGTCCTGGTTTGGCCATGAATACTGATCCGTTCTTCATTGATGATAAAACCCCTTGGATCTTTAAAAGAAAGTTCAACCTGCTGACTCTGTTTGTTCACAGGAATAATGAGATATCCTTTTGAATGCGGCAAAATATCAGAACTGATCTTCACCTCAGCACCATCTACTTTACAGCTGATCAGTACATTTTTTAAGGAGATGAAATCATAGCGGTTCTCAATTTCCAGACGTAGTTTTCCATCGGTAATAACAGGTTTATCAATATTTTTAATAACCACGGGTGAATAAGCCTTTTTCATTCCCCAATACTCAGGTTTAGGTCTTCTCCATGCATCGAGCGGGCCCCAGGGGCCATATCCGACTATACGGCCATCCGGCATATGAAAAACATCGTCTATTCCACTCCAGATTGCACCACCAAGATTTCCCTTATGCACATACATAGAATCATACATTTTAACCAGCGGAACCCCATAAGCGGCACGTACCCCCGGATCTGTAATCAATTCCCGGCGATTATAATCAGATACATGGGCATATTCTCCAAACAATACAGGACGGTTCATGGTATCAGCTTTCGCCGGACCATTTATCCCCGGATAATGATATACTGCTATATCAGCCTTGCTGCCTGCATTATTAAATCCACCCCAGCACTGATCATGAAATGAAGTTGGACGACTGGGGTCAAGCTGTTTCACAACGGTCTGTACTTTTGCCCATAACGGACTCCATCTGGATTCGTTACCCATTGACCAGATGATAACCGAAGGATGATTTTTACCTGCCTGCATCTTCTCTACGTTGGCATTAATCATATAAGGTAAAAAACGTTCATCCTTATAATTCCATAATTTCCATATCGGTGAAGCCCCGTGTTCAATCCAGGTTAAAGAAGACTCATCCTCAACAAATAAACCCAGCTCATCTGCTGCATCCAGGAATTCTTCTGAAGGCGGATAGTGTGAGGTTCTGATATAATTACAGTTCCCTTCCCGAAACAGTTCAGCATCCTTGCGTTCCAGTCCAGGTGCAATGCTTCTTCCGGTTAAAGGGTGTACAGAATGCCTGTTTACGCCCCGCAGTTTAATTGGGGAACCATTTACAAAAACGCGGTTCCCTTTAATTTCAACCTGCCGGAAACCTACCTTATCAGATAACTTTTCAGTCATCTTTCCCTGATAGGATAAAGTCGTTTCCAATTGATATAAATAAGGCTGTTCTGTATTCCACTGCATTGGTTTTCTGACAGGAATGGAAATCTTGAACTGTTCTTCTCCTGCCGGCTTTATTGCAGTAATATTAACTGATTTCTCTGCTACAACTTTACCCGCAGCATCCTTAAGCCTGTATCGGATTACAGCCCCGCCATTTTCATTACTTTCATTTGCAACAGAGGTATTAATTAACAGAGTTGCGTCTTTATACTGTTTATCAAAAACAGTAGTTATTGCCGCATCAGCAATATTCATATCAGGTAAGGCAAATATCATGGCTTTACGCAAAATCCCGCCTACAGTATGGGCAGCATACTGAGAGGTGCACGCCAGAATATCACTGATTGTCAATGCCTGTACTTCGACAGTTAAGAGATTATGACCATCCTGAATGAATTTCGTTATATCGGCTTCAAAAGGAACAAAACTACCTTCATGTTCAGTTACAATTTCACCGTTAAGCCTGACAACAGCATGAGAGCTGACTCCATCAAACCTGATTTTAACTTTTTTATTTTTCCAGTTACCTGGGATACTGATCCCGCGGCTATATACAGCAGTCTCTCCGGCAGCGACTTTAAAACCCTGCATTTCCCATTCTCCCGGAACAATGATTTTCTTCTTCTCCTGTCCTCCTTTAATTGAAAAATCCCAATCTCCGTTCAGAGAAATTACCGGTGTAGCTATACCCGCTGTCTCTGTAGGTCTGGGAGATAAACGAGGATATACAGTTGTACCCTGCTGTGCAAAAACGCATTCGGCTACGAATAGCAAGCCAACAAAAATGCTACAGCCTCCTTTTAATATCATATTCTATTATTTAATATCATGTTTTAATCTGATTATATCTTTAAATATCCCTGTTTTATTAAAGGATACCATATTTTTCAAAGGCCTCTTTCGCACTCATTCCCTCTTCAATTTTATTCTTCACTATTTTCTCGCCTCTTGCTTTTTCAATTGCCAGTGTAAAGACTTCTTTCTCTGCAGATTGCGGCACTACACATACCCCATCAATATCACCTATAATAATATCTCCCGGATTTATTCTGACCCCGCCAAAAGCAATAGGGACTCTAAAATCAAGCACCTTACCTCTGGGCGCCTGATCCTGTGCATAATTTCCAAATGAAAATGT
This portion of the Pedobacter lusitanus genome encodes:
- a CDS encoding glycoside hydrolase family 2 TIM barrel-domain containing protein encodes the protein MILKGGCSIFVGLLFVAECVFAQQGTTVYPRLSPRPTETAGIATPVISLNGDWDFSIKGGQEKKKIIVPGEWEMQGFKVAAGETAVYSRGISIPGNWKNKKVKIRFDGVSSHAVVRLNGEIVTEHEGSFVPFEADITKFIQDGHNLLTVEVQALTISDILACTSQYAAHTVGGILRKAMIFALPDMNIADAAITTVFDKQYKDATLLINTSVANESNENGGAVIRYRLKDAAGKVVAEKSVNITAIKPAGEEQFKISIPVRKPMQWNTEQPYLYQLETTLSYQGKMTEKLSDKVGFRQVEIKGNRVFVNGSPIKLRGVNRHSVHPLTGRSIAPGLERKDAELFREGNCNYIRTSHYPPSEEFLDAADELGLFVEDESSLTWIEHGASPIWKLWNYKDERFLPYMINANVEKMQAGKNHPSVIIWSMGNESRWSPLWAKVQTVVKQLDPSRPTSFHDQCWGGFNNAGSKADIAVYHYPGINGPAKADTMNRPVLFGEYAHVSDYNRRELITDPGVRAAYGVPLVKMYDSMYVHKGNLGGAIWSGIDDVFHMPDGRIVGYGPWGPLDAWRRPKPEYWGMKKAYSPVVIKNIDKPVITDGKLRLEIENRYDFISLKNVLISCKVDGAEVKISSDILPHSKGYLIIPVNKQSQQVELSFKDPRGFIINEERISIHGQTRTELLTKAGSTQDFSFTQNDQAYLIHLAGVVYTLSKATGIITSGKKDGKLVLSRGPVLSIVPMNEEDGGKPNVAGETYQNNIYVLKDYPLYTLFANEIKTEKTDSTMIFSVKATYTDAKGDIQYLFSKNGQVKVSYTVDYKGKEEKPRQYGMLMELPPVYTQLDWKREGAFTAYFAVDIARAEGHAELNAKWLPGVEEFGKVPAKDWKDDTNEMGSNDFRSTKEQIFNVALTDKQGSGVYVLSNGKQASRSWLQDQHIQLLIADYSNSGSEPFYGSPFTENRINIKNKQLKGNVTFLIK